A window of the Lactuca sativa cultivar Salinas chromosome 5, Lsat_Salinas_v11, whole genome shotgun sequence genome harbors these coding sequences:
- the LOC111913275 gene encoding uncharacterized protein LOC111913275, translating to MPRRSSGGRSARAPARAPPPAPVNRSPPPAPVQSSGGGSMLGGIGSTIAQGLAFGTGSAVAHRAVDSIMGPRTIQHETVGAAVPDASATNTSVSDACGMHSKAFTDCINSSGSDISKCQFYMDMLAECRRSSGLTA from the exons ATGCCTCGCAGAAGCTCCGGTG GAAGGTCAGCTCGTGCACCTGCTCGTGCTCCACCACCAGCACCAGTTAACCGATCACCCCCTCCTGCCCCTGTTCAGTCTAGCGGTGGTGGATCGATGCTTGGAGGCATTGGTTCAACCATAGCTCAAG GCTTGGCTTTTGGTACTGGAAGTGCTGTTGCTCACAGAGCTGTGGATTCTATCATGGGTCCTCGCACAATTCAACATGAGACTGTTGGTGCTGCTGTTCCAGATGCCTCTGCTACAAACACCTCTGTCTCTGATGCTTGTGGAATGCACTCCAAGGCATTCACAGAT TGCATTAACAGCTCTGGTAGTGACATCAGCAAGTGCCAGTTTTACATGGATATGCTGGCGGAGTGCAGGAGGAGCTCAGGTCTTACAGCTTAA
- the LOC111913274 gene encoding gamma-glutamyl peptidase 5, giving the protein MRFGVLQCAEDTDYVKKKYGGYFGVFLRMLAEEGEIWDVFRVADGDFPDDGEIGVYDGFVITGSCKDAYGDDAWICELLTLLNKLQLMNKKILGICFGHQILARALGGKVVRAESGWDIGVRSINLSSSSMKIFSNLEMPKTLSVIECHRDEVHELPSEVEVLAWSDKTRVEMFRYRDNIMGVQGHPEYSTDILKQLIDDRLLQCNLIEESYAVEIRSKLEMDPDMESWKELCTSFLKGRL; this is encoded by the exons ATGAGATTCGGCGTTCTCCAGTGCGCAGAGGACACTGATTACGTGAAGAAGAAATACGGAGGTTACTTTGGGGTTTTCCTGAGAATGCTGGCGGAGGAAGGCGAAATTTGGGACGTGTTCCGTGTTGCCGACGGAGATTTTCCCGACGACGGGGAGATCGGAGTTTATGACGGTTTCGTGATTACCGGTAGCTGTAAAGACGCATATGGCGATGATGCTTGGATCTGCGAACTTCTCACTTTACTCAACAAATTACAATTAATGAACAAAAAAATTCTCGGCATTTGCTTCGGTCACCAG ATATTGGCACGTGCCTTGGGAGGTAAAGTTGTGCGTGCGGAATCAGGTTGGGACATTGGGGTCCGAAGCATTAACTTGTCATCATCATCCATGAAAATCTTTTCTAATCTAGAAATGCCAAAAACATTGTCTGTGATCGAATGCCATCGTGatgag gTTCATGAACTCCCATCTGAGGTGGAGGTGTTGGCATGGTCAGACAAGACTCGAGTTGAGATGTTCAGGTACCGGGACAACATCATGGGTGTTCAAGGTCACCCGGAGTACTCCACTGATATTCTTAAACAACTCATTGATGATCGCCTTCTTCAATGCAATCTTATTGAG GAGTCTTATGCTGTGGAAATTAGGTCTAAGTTGGAGATGGACCCAGATATGGAGTCTTGGAAGGAGCTATGCACCAGCTTTCTCAAGGGTAGATTATAA